A segment of the Daphnia pulex isolate KAP4 chromosome 10, ASM2113471v1 genome:
caaacattttctcatAAATGGTATGTATTTCCTTTCCTGTAAAATCTTTAATGTCACACAGAAACtaaaccattttcattttagatacaATCTAGCCGACAAGCaatgcaaaatgttgatggttttaaatggagaaataaccttaatggtatttttacatatgtttattttgtttaacatCAAATAACGCTATTCTTAAATATGTATTGCAGTGGAAGCAAATGCTAGCAATGCATCAGTAAGGAAACGACCAAAAGTAGACAAACCACCTACTacgtcaaagagaaaaaaagttgacagtACAGGTATTGATAATAGTTctctttacattttattttgaagagcaattgctttaattttaatcttaTAGCACCCTCCATGGAAGTTACCTCTACTATTCAAGAAACAATCGACATTCaccaggctgctgaagaagGAATTGTTGATCCACTTCCTGattcaatcaaagaaaatcttgcTGTTGTCATTGAAGATACGACAGTTGCATCGCCTTCTATGGAAGCTACCTCTACTATTCAAGAATCAATGGACATTCcccaggctgctgaagaagctatttttgatccacttcctgatgtaatgaacaaaaatgttgctgttgtcattgAAGATTCGACAGTTACATCACCTTCTATGGAAGCAAGCTCTACTAATTTCAAGTCTAATTTTGTGACATTTCAGTCACTAGTAACTTTATCAATGATACCAAAGAATTGGATATGGTCTTTtgatcaaatcaaacaaatgatttATTGCATTTCGATGGATCAACTACCAAATGGAAATTATAATGTGAAAAGtgtacattttcaaaacaaacaagaagtaATGTATTATGTCAACAGAAAGAACATTCCATCAAGCACTACTGCTTTGTCAAACCATTTCACAACAGTTGAAAATATAACGCAATTGATAAAGGATTTCAACGATCGAAAAATTTGTTCATGCATTCCTCATTAAAGGTTCATAAATATTAACCTTTAATCTCGTCTTTCTGGTATATTGGACTCAGCTGGCGTGTTAAGATCGAAATATTgcagaaagagaataaaattcaaagtaaCTAAGAATAAAACGTACCATGTATTTAcaccacattttttttttacacaaccaaacaataaaatgtaaaaatgtgaGGACACTTAAAAAGATTGGACACTTTGAAGTTAGATAAAACTTAGAGGTTTGACAGTTGGAtacttctcctttttattattgtttacttcttgtagaaaagtaagctgtgattggccaatgagtttttcatagacccttcctgattggctggcttcacgtagtagctgacacactcactagaggcgctcatTCATTcttccaaatcggcttacgtttaccctgaaaccgggatagggaagccaacacagccatgaactgaccaggtatctatagctctgctaTGGTTGCGTACTTGCTTTAACTACTTTCGAACACAAATgcgttttttaaaatccgGCAGCGTGGCCCTGTCAGACCCAGAAAACGTCTAAGCGGATTATTTGGACACGAGAAATTCGATAGAATTCGAATGATTCCTTAAACCAACCAGCAGTTTAcggttttatttgtttgacgtTTATTCGTGTTTTTAGATTCATTATTTGACCTTAATGTTTTACCCTTCTCGTACCAGTGTACTTGCTTTTGTCGCTCTCATTGCTGGCCTCTACCTCGCCCAACGTGTAcgaactttttttattacttctcTGTCACTTTGGCTGTGCTGTTGTGCTGCAAACTGATTGAcatattcatttgattttcactGTAGAACACaatggaggaagaaaaattcacCATCAGTGTAGAGTGGTATGATGACATATCTTCACTGGTGCGTCCATTTGTCTTGTTTTACTACCCCTCAGACAGGACAGTTGAAATGGTAAACACAATTGAAGTatacaaataaaacttttaaataatatttcttttatttaatagTATGACAgcaagcaaaagaaaacatttttgaagaGATCATTCTGTGAGACAGTGGCAGAAATCGATTTGTACATTGGGaacaaaatttcagtttttggAAGAGAACTGAAGCTGATAGAATACCTCGACAATACAACCAAAACTGAATTGGCAAAGAAATCAGAAAGGTATGTAAAATGGTTATCTCAGTTCAGTGCAATTTTGTGATCAAGTGTAAATGAACTATAAATGTTTCCAGGACTTATGCCATGCTCAAACCTGAAGTCATTGAGCAGATGGGAAAGGTCCTATCCTTTATTGAAGGAAAGGGATTCAGATTCAACAAACTGATGCTGACCAAAATTGGTGCAAATAGAGCAGCGGAATTTTACAAGGAACACCAGGGTCGAGCATTTTATGAGTACGTGTGCAAATCACTTTTGTTAAATACGCTTTGATCATTTATCGTTTATTATCTACACAGAAAACTTGTAAATTACATTTCGTCCGGTCCTGTTCTCGCCATGGAACTGTTGGCCCCGTCAGCCATCAGGTATTGGCGAGTAAGTTTAGGACCAACCGATCCAGATGTGGCTCGCAGTGATGCACCCAACACACTTCGGGCCCTGTTTGGAAAAGATACTACATATAATGCTGCTCATGGATCGGATTCACCAGAAGCTGCTGCAAGGGTAAACTGTTGGTCAAAGAATCCATTGTGTGTTTCTTAATATTAAGGCATGTATTTCTCTTTCTAGGAGCTCAActtaatattcaataatttgAATAGCCATTACGAACCTTCCTACATCAAAACTTTGTGCCTTGTTAAGCCACACATTCTCCAAGAAGGTATACATTTTAAACTAGTGTTTTGCCATTCGCTATGGGAAACCAACGACTTTATCTACGTGTACCAATTATTTTTGCAGGGAAGTTGGGCGCACTCATCGCTGccattcaacaaaataactacAGAGTTTCTAGTCTGAAGCTTCACAGAATGAGTTTAACTGAAGCTGAGAAGTTCTTTGCTGCTTATAAAGGAGTTTGGGATGATTACCCGGTAATTCAATTGATCCTCTCTCCaatattttatctttaatcgaatttattttcttatcagGCCCAAATCAAACATTTCACTTCAGGACCAGTCGTGGCATTGGCTGTAGATTCTGATGTCAATACATTCAGAGAATTTGTCGGTTCATTTGATCCGGTtagtttcatttaaaaaatttcttaattctaaGTATTTTATTAACATCCGTTTTGTCTTTACTCTCTAGAATACTGCGCGGAAATTACATCCGTCGTCCTTGCGAGCCCGATTCGGACATGACATTACACATAATGCAATCCATTGTACCGACCTACCCGACGATGGTGTACGAGAGGTAtgtaaatttaacttttttgtaattgtgtaattgttattgaatgtataaatatttttatttgatgatttaaacaaatgtttttttatttcaaattgatacAGGTTGAGTTCTTTTTCAAGGATGTTGGTGGGTTCCAGTAAAATAAAGGCAATATTGTGGACCATAATGCAATAACTGAACTCGTAAGCACCAAAACGGGAAAATTTCGGAATCGGGTAGAAGTAGGATAAACTAATGAAATTATGTGGGTGATGAACATCTAAGTGGGTATTGAACTCATCCTATAAAaaatttgggggaaaaaatacagcaataataataacaaatattagtctctctttttcctgtaaaaTCATTTAGGCTATTGGTGAGCATTGTGACTCAAAGCTTCAGTCAGGCAAAAAGAGTGCAGAAgatagtgaaagaaaaaacccgcGACCGATTTGTTAGCCACACATTCTCACACAGCCTACCGAACCAACGATAAGAGGGATCCTCTTCTGTCTCGCAGTTTTGGCCATAAAAATTTGTAAGCGGCAAAAGCCATACCAGAGAAGAGCAGCGTCAAGAAGATAGTCACTGTTGGGTGAGATAGCAGTAATTAGTTAggttaattaataataagcAAAAATGGTTGTAGCACTCACAAAATACTGTTCCAGTGACGTTCGTATTCGGGCAAACCGTTGGGTTGTCAGTGTTTGAGATAAATTTCACTCTCCCTTCGTTTCCGTAAGTCAGtggtgttaatttttttatgtactctcgGAGAAAAATTTCATCGCGAACGCCTGccgaaatcaattgaaagttTAGTTTATGATTACAAAAGATTACGAATGATGTCGACTGACCAGTGCTGTTTTTCAAAGCAAAATCTTCCATGGACGAAAATCTGCTGCCACCGTTGGCGATAAACGAGGGCATACCAATTCTGTAAACTTGGTTGTTTACAATTGGAGCCATCCCTCCTTGCGGGTTGTTCGTATCGCGGATGTAGATACTGGCCACACGCGAACCGCTGGGTTTTGATAGATCGTACTCGACTCGCATGCCGGACACGTGAAGAAACTCGCCGCGGTTGGGTGTAGTCGTGTCGTTATAGTAACTGACCGATTCTTCAAACAGTGTGATGATTTGCTGACCATACATCAATGCTCTCACAACAACATTGGCGTAGGGGAACATAGTCAAAATGTCTCCGAATGTGATGGGACctacaataaattattttagttttttattgaaatgacTAATCGTTTTTGGGTTTAATACCTGCACCGATGTCAAGATCGGTATCTGATAGCGCTCCTCCATGCCAGACAGTTGCGGCCACTGTTTCGGACCATCCATTGCCAGCAGTCGTGTTCTTTTCCAAAAAAGCGCGAGCCGCATCGGCCATCAAAGCTCCACCGGTGCACTCGGTGTACCAGCAAATTTTCCGATCGCTAATAATTGGGATTTTAGTATAACCGATGATCTCATTCGCCTGGGTCAATACTTCTCGTTCCCACTGATCAACCTTGTACTGCAGATCAGGATCTacagaaattttcaaatagtcAATTCTGATCtacagtaaaataaataaaacatggtGGTAACGAACTTTTTGTCACGCTTGAATCCAAAAGAAATGGATTAGTTGCCACATAGCTGTTGATTCTACCctcgtcgttgatattcatTTCGATTTTACCCAAATATTTGCCATAACGTGATGTCTGAACGAATAGTCTTTTCGAGCCTTGGCTGTAGCTCTCAATTGGGTACCGCCCTGCAATATTCTCATTAAGAGGCCCAACAGCAGCGTCTGCAAGACCACAAGAGTTTAATTTCGAATGACAATGGACAGATTTTAAGAGATGCTTATACCGTTATATAGGAAAGTATTGCTGCCACCATTAACGAACAAATCGACGCTATAGGCTCTGTCCATCCAAAGTTTGGCATTTTCAAATCCGGCGCTACCCAGCGCAATGACGAAATAAACCTTTTGATTATACAGCGATGTGATCTCAGCTTCAATAGCGGCAACTGGATctgtaaatttgatttttcccgTGTCCGCCatatactaaaaaaataaaataaacaatgacTTCAATGTTTTAGTGACATATTCGTGATGAAATTGACTCACGTCTGCATCCTGCCCAATGTAGCCGATAATTCCAATTTTCCTGACACCATCTATGTTGATTACCATGGATTTCTTGTACAAATCACGCATCGAGGGTTCACCGGAAATGTCCATGTTGGCGCAGAGCACCGTGACACCGGCGTCCTTCAACGCCTGGAGATATTTCACGGTTTCAGGTACGCCATCTTCGAAGTCGCGATAGCCCAGTGCCTTTCAGTAAAAATGCACGACATGTAACGACGGCCAATTAAATCACTGAGACCATAATCTTTGTTCGTTAACTAAATAAACACACGAATCTGTCGGTTAGGCTATGACAAAATAACTGATACATCGCCATAGCTACGTCAAAGATAACAGTAAGGTATTTGAGTAAGTGCGAAAGATAAGACATTGTGTATAGATTGTTACCACCGCATTATAGTTGAGCGTTTTTATGGACTCGACTGCCGGGCCTGCTCCGAGGATTGGGTACCAGATGTAACCACCCAACATTCCACCGGCGTTCAAGTGCAAGAAAACTTTGCCGTTCGATTCGCTCTCCGTCTTCAGCTCTGTGACTTTTGTCAGGTGTCGAGGAACTCCGCCGTAGCATTGCCGGGACGCTTTTGGACTTTCGAAGTCTGTGcatgaataataaaagtaTTTTAGAATGTGGGCTGTCGCTCAATTGATTATCTGTTCATTAATTGTATAACAAAGTAACACATCACCGAATCCAAACAATATAAGCAGCTGTAGATGAGAAGCCACGACACAGCACAAAGAGCACACAGATTTCATACCTGCACAGCTGTTGACTCACTTGGCTTTGAGGTGGTAGTGCTTAAGACAGTGCTAGATGTTAAAGTAGAAGTTTCGTTTCCGCCGGGGGAAAGAGTAGGGACTGTAGTGAAATTGACCTGATCAGCATTTGATGGAATAGTTGAGTTGGCAAAGTACGAGGTGGTAGAGTTGATTTGGGGAAGACTATTATTGTGTGAATTAGTTGTTAGTGGAGATTGACGGAGTTCCCGAACATTCGAGCGTGTCGCTTTCGTTAGTCTTGATGATGTAACAGGTTCTGTTAAAGGAAGACATTGAAAGCAAACGCCAGACAAAGACAGTGAGCATAAATATCAGACATAGGATGACTGGATGATAACAACGCACAGAACTTTGAACAAGGATTAAGCTACACAGACAGACGCCTAAACCTAGACAGGTCAATTCAACGAAGTATTAGCATACTTCCAGTAAGTCATAAAAGTACCTGAAATTGatcttgcatttcttttttgtttcgcttcaAATGCTTGTTCTTTCAATGATGCCAGTTTTCCAGTTCTTGATTTTGCTGTGGGCGGTTCCGTAGGGGTTGGCCCTTGTGTAGGGGTTGGCCCTTGTGTAGGAACTGTCGTTGTAGTTGTTTCAGTTGTAGTGGTAGGTGTGGTAGGTGTAGTGGTAGGTGTAGTGGTAGTAgcggtagtagtagtggtaggGGTAGTTGTTGCcgtagtggtggtggtaatTTCTGGCGGGactgttgtggttgttgtgggTGGTTGTGTCGTAAGTGGCGGCAGATCCTCGTAGCAAGGAGTATTGTCTCCCTGGATCTCATCCAGTTGGTACCACAAATCATTCGAGTGCGTCACAACTAAAGTCCAATCCGCTGAGGTATGTAACGGAGCATGCAGCATCAAAATGGCTAACGCAATCCCCCACCATTGTGCCATTTCAGCCACAATTGTTTTCCTGTCTTAGCCACGCAAGCTGGTAAATAGTACAATACGCCAATCCTTTTCTAGTtaaaataacgaaattttatcattttgctTGAAGAAAAACTCTTTTCTTAAAACCAAACTACTTTATAATTTACCTGACtattaaaaactgaatttgCTCGTGACGAGAAGCTGCAATCCGAAGTGACTTGACTCCACCGGTGCCGTGGATTGACTGCGTTACCTGAGTGTTACAGGAGACGGAAGGAACGAAAGCGATAGCAGATCTGGTTGGCCCAGTTCGCCCTTTGCCTGGTGACACATTTCATAGCGCACATGTTATCTGTACACACACGTCTGCTCTATCAATTCTCGCATGATAGAATTGTGTGCGTTTCTCCCTCTCTTTGTACcacctttcatttttctttctctttccaccCGTCTCGTTTACACGCCATTTCAATGCCTCAAACCACACGTACAAATGCAGCCAGTCTGCTTCAATAAATCATTGATGTAACTCGTTTATTTAATGGCACGACTTTCCATTTCATTCAGTTCACGATAAACTGATTTAAGTAGGAAAAGAGAAGTCGGGGATCAAGGTAAATCTATATCTTAAAGAACAaggcaatttaaaatttttctttacggAATTGGTGTAACCTCCACAGCGATCGATTCAATACCACATTCGTCGACGCCTAAATTAAAACCACAATTAATTTTGTGAACAGTAAATAAAATGTGGGAATACGTACCGCGACGGATGCGGAAAAACCCATCTTCACCCCATTTTGTACCCCAGCTGTTTTTCACAATCCAATAATTCTCTTTAGTTTGTGAGTCAGTTCCGTATCCGACCAAAAGAACCGCATGATTGGTCAACTGCATAAAACATGTATGGggaaatacaaatacaattaGTGCTGAGTAATCAAATTGTGCATGCGAGTATCAGTTACCTCAAATGGATTGAATTCGTTGATTTTATTGAAGAGTCCGTCAGTGCGATGATAAACACCACCGGCATAGTGCATAAAGTCAGAATAAACCTCGAACGAGACTGACAAGGGGCCAGATTCAACCAGAGACATCTTCATCAACTCTTCGTTGcaggcaccgtagtatccgCCAACGTAACGGTACTTGGCAACGTAACTGCGCTGGCATTTTTTAGCAGCACTGCAGGCAGAATCTCGACCAGTGTAAGGATAGCACTCTTCAGCTACAACGCCGTGATCTTGAGCATATTTTCCAGCAATCAAGTAAGGGAAACCGCCTTCACAACCCTGACTGTAAGCTGAACAGCTGACAATATCTTGGGGAGACAGGTTCACCTGCACCTGATTCTTAGTAGCAACTCGTAGACGTGACTCGAGCATGCCCATAGAGGAGAAAGCATAACAACTGCCACAGCTACCTTGATTCCTACAATACATGTTTCAATTATATAGAACTATTTATCTAAATACCAAGGAAAAACATACTTGACAACGGGAACGTAGTTGACTCCACTCACATTGCGCCAGTCCCATTCTTCGGGAAGGAATTCAGCTTGACGGCGAACAAATGGAGAAGCAGGTGAGACAGGTGGTCGGGAATGAATCTTGGATTTAATTCCGCCGCGCATCTTCAGCAAGTCCTCATGGCTCATCTGTCAATAAAATTGGCCAACATTAATCAGAACAACTTTTGACATCCCTTGATGTTTCATCAATCACTTACACCCTCCATCCATGAGTAAGCTTTGGCTGTCCAGGATTTCTGCTTCTTGTTGAAGCTGTTGATTAACTCGGTATTGCTTACATAGATTCCATTCTGTTTTAACATCATAATCAGTTTATCAGGTAACTTATAGAATGATTTATATTGGCTTACCAGGTTTTGCCGCTTCTCAGTGTGAATTTTTGGTGCTCGCTGTACCATGTTTTTGCCTTGGAAGCAGGCCCAATTATGAGTCATTGTATCATGGGACCATCCAGCCAAAGTTTTATCACAGTAACTAACAACTTCAGATCCATtctgagaaagaaaagaaataatacatGTGAACATCATATACATTGACAACACCAGTGCATTGACAGCACCAACACAACCAATATACCTGTGCATAGCTGGAGAAAGCAAAGTAAACCCGCTGGTTCACAGTAATTTCAAAACCTTGATTATAGATCAAAGTCCAATGACCTTTGTTTCCATATTGGTCAACAGCAACATTAGGTCGGAGTAATTGCAACTGAATCTTACTGACAGCATTTTCCTCTGAAAACCACGATAGAAATGGAAATGTAAAATACTTTATGAGAACAATTACACAACATAATCAAGTGTATAATCAAAAATATTCCACTGACAATCAGcagacaaatttcaaatttgcacAAACACCAAGGTCACTTTAGGTTTGGGGGAGTTGAACAACCTTTATTACGTAAGTAAGAGGgcgtattttaaaattttcgttACTTACTATTATTTAGACAGTCAATTGAATGATCGCCGTTTCTTGGTGTTTCATACAAAACCCAAGTTCCAGCGATGTCCTCGAAAGTGCAGTTTGCAGGAGTGTCAGCACGAACTGGTGATGtaataagacaaaaaatcGACACGAAAATGAACGCTTTAACAAGCGCTACTTCACTTACTCCTGCCATCTTGAGCTGTTAACTCTTCGAAGGCTAGAATTACAATGCTCGAATCGAAAAGGAGAGGCGTATTAAGTCGACAAACCAACAGGAGGAGGGgtttaaaaaccaaaacaaaagaaaatcaaacgtCAACCTTGGTTGCTAAGCGATTGAGTTTCGTCTGCTATACATTCAGAAAACAAGATTCAATGTTATTGGTGTTatgttattaaaaatgaagatTTCTTTACAAATTTTACTAGTTGGACACTTCATTATAGGtacatttaatatttcaatgaaGATTgtacatttttacatttattttttaaatcaaatgtataGAGGTATTCGTTTTCGGGTCCTTGTGTGAAGTCATTGGAGAAGGACTCGACGATGCTGTTCGTTCTGATGACAATATTTCAGATCCAATTATGGAAAGTTTGAGTAGTAGCTATCTGAATTCTTCGCTACTTAATAATTCTATCGAAATCACGTCAACCGGGAATGATTCTATTACCAATGACACCACAATTTCAAATGCTACACTGATAAAAAAGTTTACCTGTCTTCTGGATGACGCACCAGCTGAAggaaattcaacatttcaggtttttttttttttcatttactaaGGAATGTATCacttcatttcatttgaactTTATTCAACTGTTTAGATTGTCAATGGAACAACTTTGTTGTCTGTactgaaacaaaatcaaaatatcacTTCAAGAACTCAACCAGCAACATGTCAAATAGTGGTGTTCTTCGCTTCATGGTGTCCATTTAGTATACAGGCTGCTCCCCACTTGAATGCACTGCCTCGAGGATTTCCCATGCTTTCTTTTTATGCAATTGATGCCTATACCTATAATAGGTGAGTCAATCAATTcatattattacaaaattagTAATGTATATTTCACTACTTTATTTAGTTTGAGCACTATGCAAGGTGTAATGGCTATCccaagttttttcttgtttcataaTGGTAAAGCAGCAGCAAGATACAATGAAACAGAATACAAAGTAGATCTCTTTTCCAGCTTTATCACACGTTATACAGGTAAGAATCGTTATCCAGATCTAACACAACAGTAATCTGTATACCTAATTTTCTAATCTTTTTAGGAATACAGCCAATTGGAATATTGAATCGCACAACAGCTGATTATCAAGGACCGTTACCAACTAATGTTTTAGAACAAACAGACCAATGGTTGATCCTTGCTTGGATTGTACTCTTGCTTTCGATGGTGTATTGGTTTACTAGATCGAATCTCTTTTGGACATTAATGGAGAATATCCGAAATACGTGGAGAGAGGCAGAAGCACAACATCAGCATATCGATTAGTCCGATATTATTTAAGGTCTCTTTAAGTGttgtattttgtttgattaaattacacatttttaacaattccgccactatttttcaattattggtTTGTTAAGTCGTAGTTCTTAGCGATTGTAAGTACTTTAGATAAGTATAGACTCGAATAGAAAGGTCGATTATATGAATAATTTGAGGAAGCCGCAATTAatagcgatttttttttcgaaataatacTTCTcagttataaattttaacaaaagtttagataaaaaaaattttcagccGTCAAACTTGTGCTGCTTATCTTTCAAATTAGAAATACTGTAAGTGTTGGACAGATTGTGGCCATTAGATGATTAGATAAGCCCTTTTGCGACCATAGGGAGCGGTAGTTTTTCTTATAAGTTCTGTTCAGTTAACATTCGCTTCAATAGAATTCGGACGTTGTAGTGTAAAATGTCAATCGACTGGAAAAACCGTTTACCGCAATAGAGCTATTTCTCCCCATGCAATTGAAATAAACATACTAAATTTCAGGTAAGAGAATTAGTTTGCTATAGATTGTGTGTCAATACGTAAGCAATAAGCATATATAAGGATGGTACCGGTAATGAAACTGAGAAAACCGCAACGATATGCTAAGATGGACCAGACAAACGCTGCATTCTCTTTTGCCCTGCCTTTGTCGTTGGTAATCCTTGAATGATCGTGAATAACCagcgaacaaaaaaattttaaaaaaattttaaaccgtATTTTAAACTATAAATCCGTATTCATTATCAAGGTACAGTTATTATTACTTATCATGTCGCTGAAATCAGATATGAAATCTTATCACGTAGAAAttagttattaaaaaaaaacaccagtCTCTTCGCATTCTCCATCGtctgttgaaaaaatttcagatatttaaaaaatattaactcAACATAATGGGCTGACAAAGTTAAAATAGTAAAGGTTTTAAGACTTATAGCAAATATAAAATACATTtatagtaaataaaaatacattgatCTATTTATATGGATAAAAAGTTACAGGTACAGCATTTGGAAACAAATTAATACAATGGAAAAAAGAGTCGCAACCTCGGCTGAAGCTGCGAATGAAGCACCAACTGCTAGAAAGAAACCACGTCAAATTGCGGGCAACAGTTCCGCAAATGATGCAACACTCCTAGCTGTATCCGAAAACCCATCAGGAACTGGCATAAGAGGCTCAATGCACGGTGATATCTTTCAACTCAAGTTGCTGATGTTATTTTTAGTTAGAGGGATCACCTCGAAGTACAAATTCCAATTGAGCACAGAAATGCCCGGACAGGGTGGCAAATTCGACGATCTCGTTTTCCATTATCAAGACGCTCCTCAAGGTGAATATCGCTATCGATACGTCCAAGCCAAACACAAACAGGGAGAAGACAATAAGATCACAGCCAGTGATCTACTTAACGAAACCAACGGCGATTATAGTttgcaaaaatatttccgttCCTACCGCAACGAAATTGCCAATCCAGGACAGAACGTCCAGGATTGCATTATTTGCACAAACATTGGTTTCGACGATAATGTGCTTGGATCGAAGGATTTCAACTTAACACTGATCAACTCAGACGATACATTGTTGGGAATTAAACAATACCCAAATTTTGACAAAGTACCAGCTCGATATCAGCTTAACATAACGCGTTTGGACGAGtccaaaatatttgaattactCCATGAAAGTTCAGAGATCCATCAACTGGCAAAGAAGCTACTCGAGTACGCCAATcctaaaaataagaaaaaaataacaaataacgtagcaattttcaaaatgtatcAGGTCGCTTtggtagaagaaaaagtaattgatAGGGAAACGTGGAAATTTCACCAAGATTTCATTACAAATAGTGATCTTTTGCCAAAAACAGCAACCAAATTTCGCGAcgtcatttttaaattttggaataaagacaaaaaaggtGATAGGCCTGCTCATGAATTTAACGATTATTTACAAGGCTTGCAATTTAATTGCAGCAAAGATTTCGGcatcagcaaagaaaaatcggATAAAACATTTGACGATGTCGTAATTGACGAGCAAATAGAATATTTTCTGAACAAGCTGGTGTTTGCTGTTGACATGCCAAACGAAGTCCGCCTGGGCAATATTCTCACAGAAGAAGTGGGC
Coding sequences within it:
- the LOC124205225 gene encoding uncharacterized protein LOC124205225, coding for MIQSSRQAMQNVDGFKWRNNLNVEANASNASVRKRPKVDKPPTTSKRKKVDSTAPSMEVTSTIQETIDIHQAAEEGIVDPLPDSIKENLAVVIEDTTVASPSMEATSTIQESMDIPQAAEEAIFDPLPDVMNKNVAVVIEDSTVTSPSMEASSTNFKSNFVTFQSLVTLSMIPKNWIWSFDQIKQMIYCISMDQLPNGNYNVKSVHFQNKQEVMYYVNRKNIPSSTTALSNHFTTVENITQLIKDFNDRKICSCIPH
- the LOC124205231 gene encoding nucleoside diphosphate kinase 7-like isoform X1, which gives rise to MFYPSRTSVLAFVALIAGLYLAQRNTMEEEKFTISVEWYDDISSLVRPFVLFYYPSDRTVEMYDSKQKKTFLKRSFCETVAEIDLYIGNKISVFGRELKLIEYLDNTTKTELAKKSERTYAMLKPEVIEQMGKVLSFIEGKGFRFNKLMLTKIGANRAAEFYKEHQGRAFYEKLVNYISSGPVLAMELLAPSAIRYWRVSLGPTDPDVARSDAPNTLRALFGKDTTYNAAHGSDSPEAAARELNLIFNNLNSHYEPSYIKTLCLVKPHILQEGKLGALIAAIQQNNYRVSSLKLHRMSLTEAEKFFAAYKGVWDDYPAQIKHFTSGPVVALAVDSDVNTFREFVGSFDPNTARKLHPSSLRARFGHDITHNAIHCTDLPDDGVREVEFFFKDVGGFQ
- the LOC124205231 gene encoding nucleoside diphosphate kinase 7-like isoform X2 — protein: MEEEKFTISVEWYDDISSLVRPFVLFYYPSDRTVEMYDSKQKKTFLKRSFCETVAEIDLYIGNKISVFGRELKLIEYLDNTTKTELAKKSERTYAMLKPEVIEQMGKVLSFIEGKGFRFNKLMLTKIGANRAAEFYKEHQGRAFYEKLVNYISSGPVLAMELLAPSAIRYWRVSLGPTDPDVARSDAPNTLRALFGKDTTYNAAHGSDSPEAAARELNLIFNNLNSHYEPSYIKTLCLVKPHILQEGKLGALIAAIQQNNYRVSSLKLHRMSLTEAEKFFAAYKGVWDDYPAQIKHFTSGPVVALAVDSDVNTFREFVGSFDPNTARKLHPSSLRARFGHDITHNAIHCTDLPDDGVREVEFFFKDVGGFQ